A section of the Etheostoma cragini isolate CJK2018 chromosome 12, CSU_Ecrag_1.0, whole genome shotgun sequence genome encodes:
- the pak1ip1 gene encoding p21-activated protein kinase-interacting protein 1-like, which translates to MAAVLELIAGSYEQVTFGYRVNTDAEEWTVKANFTHHAHTASISAAAASERFVVTGSKDETIQLYDMKKKTEHGALLHHDGTITCLEFYGASHLLSGGEDGLICVWSTKKWECLKSIKAHHGHVTSLSVHPSGKLALSVGTDKTLRTWNLINGRSAFIKNIKQNAHIVRWSPDGDKYVAVVNDSVNIYDLETASVTGTITNPKRISSIKFLNNSILAVAGDDEIVRFCDLEKEKWVCEFKAHETRVKAIDSFMMEDYCVLVTASNDGFIKMWKLNLEKELESPTLLGEVNTTARLTCLAVWKPSSVQQTTEEPAAKATTSEELAQELSKTKRVRIVAEEVVLEDESKPKKKKKDSGK; encoded by the exons ATGGCAGCTGTACTGGAGCTGATTGCTGGGAGCTACGAGCAGGTCACTTTTGGTTACCGAGTGAATACTGATGCAGAA GAGTGGACCGTCAAGGCGAACTTCACACATCACGCGCACACAGCGTCCATATCAGCTGCTGCAGCCAGTGAGAGGTTTGTTGTCACAGGAAGCAAAGATGAGACCATACAGCTGTACgacatgaagaagaagactgaACACGGAGCTTTACTGCATCATGATG GCACCATCACCTGCCTGGAGTTTTATGGGGCATCTCATTTACTGAGCGGAGGAGAGGATGGACTCATATGTGTGTGGAGCACAAAGAAGTGGGAGTGTCTGAAATCCATCAAAGCTCACCA TGGCCATGTCACATCACTGTCTGTCCATCCGTCTGGGAAACTTGCTCTTTCAGTTGGGACGGATAAGACTCTCAG aaCATGGAATTTAATTAACGGAAGATCAGCCTtcatcaaaaacataaaacaga ATGCACACATTGTGAGATGGTCGCCAGATGGGGATAAATATGTGGCTGTGGTGAATGACAGCGTGAACATTTACGACCTGGAGACAGCCTCTGTGACAGGAACAATCACAAACCCCAAGAGGATATCATCTATTAAGTTCCTAAAT AACTCCATCCTGGCCGTCGCAGGGGACGATGAAATCGTGAGGTTTTGTGacctggaaaaagaaaaatgggtgTGTGAGTTTAAGGCTCATGAAACCAG AGTGAAAGCGATTGACAGTTTCATGATGGAGGACTACTGCGTGCTGGTGACTGCTTCAAACGACGGATTCATCAAAATGTGGAAACTCAATTTAGAAAAG GAGCTGGAGTCTCCCACTCTTCTTGGAGAAGTGAACACAACGGCCAGACTGACATGCCTTGCTGTGTGGAAACCTTCATCAGTTCAGCAGACCACTGAGGAACCAGCAGCTAAGGCAACAACCTCAGAAG AACTCGCACAGGAGctttcaaagacaaaaagagtCCGAATTGTAGCAGAAGAAGTCGTTCTAGAAGACGAGAGTAAacccaaaaagaagaaaaaggacagtggaaaataa
- the LOC117954366 gene encoding transmembrane protein 14C-like: MAVDWLGFSYAALVSAGGIMGYVKAGSAASLAAGLLFGLLAAVGAYLASQNSKNVWLLLGTSGTLAVVMGLRFLNSWKFMPAGLMTLASGLMLVKIITGMQKKPHK; encoded by the exons ATGGCTGTAGACTGGCTTGGGTTCAGCTATGCTGCTCTGGTGTCAGCAGGAGGAATCATGGGTTACGTGAAAGCAG GCAGCGCTGCCTCCCTGGCTGCAGGGCTTTTGTTTGGCCTGCTGGCTGCCGTCGGTGCTTATCTGGCATCTCAAAATTCCAAGAATGTCTGGCTTTTACTAG GAACCTCGGGAACTCTGGCTGTGGTGATGGGACTGAGATTTCTGAACTCATGGAAGTTCATGCCAGCTGGCTTAATGACTTTAGCCAG TGGACTAATGCTGGTCAAAATCATCACTGGAATGCAGAAGAAAccacataaatga